The following proteins are encoded in a genomic region of Mycoplasma sp. NEAQ87857:
- a CDS encoding YbaB/EbfC family nucleoid-associated protein, which yields MNPEFIKRMKKLQKELEQKQAELENKEFTVEKQGITVTMKGNFQVLSINIDESLVDPEDKDIIEDLILITMNEIIDLIKEEQEKISPQTPSGLGF from the coding sequence ATGAATCCAGAATTTATCAAAAGAATGAAAAAATTACAAAAAGAATTAGAACAAAAACAAGCAGAATTAGAAAATAAAGAATTCACTGTTGAAAAACAAGGTATTACAGTTACAATGAAAGGGAACTTCCAAGTTCTATCAATTAATATTGATGAAAGCTTAGTAGATCCTGAAGACAAAGATATCATTGAAGATTTAATTTTAATTACTATGAATGAAATCATTGACTTAATTAAAGAAGAACAAGAAAAAATCTCACCACAAACGCCTAGTGGTCTTGGATTTTAA
- a CDS encoding toprim domain-containing protein, whose product MLDTFSINDFIDRIKKIPGISKKQAEKMVYWILNTEQQEVFLLSNAFKKVKENVTFCLVCGNAVELSNCNICNDESRLNTLLIVENVAIIDKIEKANIYKGKYYVFKHYLSDASSLTKYQNEIDKLINHAKQFSEIILGISPDLKGEMTNILLKNKLEAVGLKTSQLAIGIPLGASLDYIDPLTLKFSLSNRQK is encoded by the coding sequence ATGCTTGATACTTTTAGTATCAATGATTTTATTGATCGAATTAAAAAAATACCAGGAATAAGTAAAAAACAAGCAGAAAAAATGGTGTATTGAATTCTTAACACTGAACAACAAGAAGTATTTTTACTATCAAACGCTTTTAAAAAAGTTAAAGAAAATGTTACTTTTTGCTTAGTGTGTGGGAATGCTGTTGAATTAAGTAATTGCAACATTTGTAATGATGAATCTCGATTAAATACTCTTTTAATTGTAGAAAATGTTGCAATTATTGATAAAATCGAAAAAGCTAATATTTACAAAGGTAAATATTATGTTTTTAAGCACTATTTATCAGATGCATCATCATTAACTAAGTATCAAAACGAAATTGATAAATTAATAAATCACGCTAAACAATTTAGCGAAATAATATTAGGTATTTCACCTGATTTAAAAGGTGAAATGACTAATATTTTATTAAAAAATAAGCTAGAAGCAGTTGGGTTAAAAACATCTCAATTAGCTATTGGAATACCTTTAGGTGCTTCTTTAGATTATATCGATCCACTTACATTAAAATTTTCATTATCTAATCGACAAAAATAA
- the tmk gene encoding dTMP kinase: protein MFISFEGLDGSGKTTIIGKVSQKLIKDYPFLNIVSTREPGGKDIKEAEKIREIILDPNSLLSPVAEALLYTTSRRIHLERVIWPALAKNEVVLCDRYVDSFYAYQGFARNLGYRFVKDMTHFAIEKTMPDITIFFEITPEETLMRRESNRLIKDRLENEELDFHHNVYEGYHQIIEEDPNRFVIVDANLTIDQVFDQVYNQIINHPKFKEYLANLNVK, encoded by the coding sequence ATGTTTATATCATTTGAAGGACTAGATGGTTCAGGTAAAACTACTATTATTGGTAAAGTAAGTCAAAAATTAATTAAGGATTATCCTTTTTTAAATATTGTTTCTACTAGAGAACCTGGTGGAAAAGACATTAAAGAAGCTGAAAAAATTCGTGAAATCATTTTAGATCCTAACTCTTTATTATCTCCTGTGGCTGAAGCGTTATTATATACAACTAGCAGAAGAATCCATTTAGAAAGAGTTATTTGACCTGCTTTAGCTAAAAATGAAGTAGTTTTATGCGATAGATATGTAGATAGTTTTTACGCTTATCAAGGATTTGCCAGAAACTTAGGTTATAGATTTGTTAAAGATATGACTCATTTTGCTATTGAAAAAACTATGCCTGATATCACTATTTTCTTTGAAATCACTCCAGAAGAAACTTTAATGCGTAGAGAAAGTAATAGATTAATTAAAGATCGTTTAGAAAATGAAGAACTAGATTTTCATCACAATGTTTATGAAGGATATCACCAAATCATTGAAGAGGATCCTAATCGTTTTGTTATTGTTGATGCTAATTTAACTATTGATCAAGTATTTGATCAAGTTTATAATCAAATCATTAATCATCCTAAATTTAAAGAATACTTAGCTAATTTAAATGTTAAATAA
- the rsmI gene encoding 16S rRNA (cytidine(1402)-2'-O)-methyltransferase, whose amino-acid sequence MAKLYIVGVPIGNLEDITLRALKTLQDCNIIACEDTRVTKKLLSCYTNAPYNYLMDNKKLLTYNNYTENKSAKGIINLINQGNDVALVSDAGMPVVSDPGFEVIKQARENNIEVEIIPGVNAAITAFVASNFTSTFSFNGFIKDKTQQRINELKKLDIGTYIFYVSPHKLEQTLIDIDSVFANNAQLCLAKELTKMYEKFYYGTALEVLEQLKNDNAIKGEFTLVLNIPKIKRVKVSKYKKDDN is encoded by the coding sequence ATGGCTAAACTTTATATTGTAGGTGTTCCTATTGGTAATTTAGAAGATATTACCTTAAGAGCATTAAAAACCTTGCAAGATTGTAATATTATTGCTTGTGAAGATACTAGAGTAACTAAGAAATTGCTTTCTTGTTATACTAATGCTCCATATAATTACTTAATGGATAATAAAAAATTATTAACTTATAATAATTACACTGAAAATAAATCAGCTAAAGGAATTATTAATTTAATTAACCAAGGAAATGATGTGGCTTTGGTTTCAGATGCAGGAATGCCAGTAGTTAGTGATCCAGGATTTGAAGTAATTAAGCAAGCTAGAGAAAACAATATTGAAGTTGAAATTATCCCCGGAGTTAATGCTGCTATTACAGCTTTTGTTGCTTCAAATTTTACTTCAACTTTTAGTTTCAATGGTTTTATCAAAGATAAAACCCAACAAAGAATTAATGAACTAAAAAAACTTGACATAGGTACTTATATTTTTTATGTTTCTCCACATAAATTAGAACAAACTCTAATTGATATTGATAGCGTTTTTGCTAATAATGCACAATTGTGTTTAGCTAAAGAATTAACTAAAATGTATGAAAAGTTTTATTATGGAACTGCGTTAGAAGTTTTAGAACAATTAAAAAATGATAATGCTATCAAAGGTGAATTTACTTTAGTTTTAAATATTCCTAAAATCAAAAGAGTGAAAGTTTCTAAATATAAAAAAGATGATAATTAA